Below is a window of Culturomica massiliensis DNA.
AAGCCGATATGTCCTGTACGGCCGATTCCTAATACCTGAATATCTATACCTCCTGCTTCATCAATCTGCTTGTCGTATTCTTTACAGAATCCTTCAACCTTATCCGATTTAAGAGTACCATCCGGAATGTGAATATTTTTCGGATCGATGTCGATGTGATCAAATAAATGATGGTGCATGAAATAATGGTAGCTCTGTTGTGATTCTTTCGCCATCGGATAATATTCATCCAGATTGAAAGTGATTACATTTTTAAAAGACAAACCTTCTTCTTTATGCATCCGGATCAGTTCATCATATAGTTTGATGGGAGATGAGCCTGTAGCTAAACCTAATACACACTTTTCACTTTTTGCAGCCTTCTTGCGAATCAGTTCTGCAATCTCTTTAGCAACAGCCTTAACAGCAGTTGCCGGAGCTTCGTATATTTGTACAGGTATTTTTTCAAACCTGTCAGCCCCTTCGCCTTTGGCGATATAAGTTGTCATTAACATAGCGTATATATTTTTTATCAATTAATTTCAAAACGTTTACGGAAACCAAACAATCCCGGTTAGTATAAGGAAAAGTTGCTTTCAGAATCGTAATATAAATTTTTCATAACGACCATCAAAGTTCCCATAATGGTGGAATGAGAATTTAAGTCACTCAATTTTATTTCACATTGATTTTTTAAGCGGGTAAGTGTATATTTGTTGAGAATTTGCTGTATAGGAGCGATGATAAGGTCGCCGGAATCGGCAATTTCACCTCCGATAACCAATACCTGCGGATTAAATAAATGGATTAATGTGGAAATACCTTCCCCGATTTTTTCACCGGCTTTTTGTAAAAGATCGATTGCAAAAATATCATCTTGTTTCGCCGCTTTTATGATTATACTTAACGTAATTTCATTATCTCCTGCCAGGGTTTGGACAGAGGTTTTTACTCCTTTTTTAATTGCTTCATTGGCACTTTTTACAATAGCCCGCCCTGAAGCGACGGTTTCCAGACAACCGGCTTTACCGCAATAGCACTGTCCGTTAAGCCCGGAAATCCGGATATGTCCGAATTCTCCGGCCATACCTTTATAACCGGTATAGGGCTGTGAGTTGAGAATCATTCCCAAACCGATACATTCGTTTACGCTGATACATAAAGCATCCGGAATGCCTTTGGCAACACCAAATGTGTGCTCTGCCAATGCCATTGTCTTAGAGTCATTGTCGATAAATACCGGCATACCTAACATTTTTTCAAGCACTTTCTTTATGTTCGTATCTTCGTAAACAAAGTAAGTGAAAGCATTTCCATCACTATCAATAAGTCCGGGAATAGCGAATCCTGCTACCTTTATCTTGTTGTAAGGAATATTTAATTCGCTTAAAGTTAAATATATCTTGTCTTTGATATATTGAAGATTTTCTTCATTTGTTCTACCTTCTTCCAAAATAGAATGGTATACTTTGATTTCTCCGATAATTTCTTTGCGTAAATTAAAGATCGCTATTTTCAAATGTTCCCGTCCTACATCGACTCCCATAATGTATGCCGCATCCGGATTTAAGGAAAATATATGGGGTCTTTTTCCTCCGATAGACATGCCTTGCCCCCTGTCTGTGACCCAGCCTTCCTCGATTAACTCTTCGATAATCCTACTGATTGTAGGAGTGGTCATATTCGTTAATCTGCATATTTCAGGTTTAGATAATTCGCCCATTTTATAAAGGAAACCAATGATATCCTTTTTTTGTTGGTATCTTTTTTCTTTTAAACCTGGTAACGAGTTTTTGTTAGTTAGTTGCATTTCTGTTTATTTTCCAAATTTCCATTACAAAAGTAAAAAAACTTAATAAAAAAATTATTAAAGAGGATAAATATTTTACAATCGTTTTAAAATTTATTGCTACATGTTCTTTGTTGTCTGATAGATAGAGGGTTGTATGGAATGTAAAAAACCGTCTGATAAAGTCAGACGGTTTCTTTTATTACAGGATATCTATTCGTTTAAAAGCTCCATCCGGCAGAGAGACAGAACGTTCCCTTCACCGGCGAATCACTGCCTGCCAGCCAGTAAGCAAAGTTCACTTCTGCTCCGCGGTACATCAGACCGCAACCCAGAGTGGCGTAACTGGGCCCTGTCTTCTTATCGTCCCCGATGTGATAACCCCCGCGCACCGCTATCAGATCGTTGTAAAGGTATTCGGCCCCAAGACCAACATTCACGCCGCTGTAATCGGAAGGCATCAGACGGTAAGCCAGCTCCGCATGACCCGTCAGACGGTGCCGGTCAGAAAAGGTATGCCAGTAAGCCCCGCCCGCTTTCAGGCTGGCCGGAAGCTCATAGCTGTCGTAACCGTAATCGATCTTTGAACCCAGGTTCGTTACGGAAAGGCCCGCATTCCACGACGGCGCATGATACATCGCACCCAGATCCGCTGCAAAGGCAGAACCCTTCTTCGCTCCGGAGAAGTCCCCCAGATCCGAACTGATGTAATGAAGCACGGCCGAAACAGACCAACGGTCACAAAGCCGGTAAGCATAACCCAGGTCTATCGAAAATTCTTTCGGGGTAAAGCTCCCCGAAGTATTGCCCTCACCGTCCGTTACGACGATATCGCCGTGCGTAAAATAACGGAACCCGGCCAAAAGACCGCTTTTGTTCCCCAGACGGTAATATCCCGAAAGGGTATGCAGATTACTGCCGTCTGTCAGCTCCCGCTGCCACGGCAGATACGAATAAGCCACAGCCCCCTTCGAATCCCCGAAAACCGTAGCCGAAGGATTGAGATACAAAGAAAAAGCATTGCTTCCGAGAGCTACACCACCGTCTCCCATACCCGCAGAACGGACATCGGGATTGATATTCAGAAATGAGGCGCTCTGGCCCTGTGCCCCAAAGAAAGAGCACAAAAGCAGGGCCAATAATATATTTGTTCTTTTCATCATTACAGTTTCACTATGTTATTCTTGTATTCTTTACCGTTGTATTTCACTACCACCACATAACTGCCCCCCGGTAATCTGCTCAGATCCACCTGTGCCGGACCGAACGGAGAGATCGTCTCTGCCGATTCCCATACCTGTGTCCCTCCTGTATTGTAAAGGGTAACGCCGATCTTCCCCTGTACCTCTTTGCCCATGCGGATATTCATCCTGTCCTTTACCGGATTGGGATAAAGGTCGACAGGCACGCGGTTGTCCCTCGACATCACTACAAATTCGCGGCTGCATGTCTTTCCGAAATAATCGCCGGCAGTAACCGTGACTGTGGCCATCCCGTTTTTGAGGGAAGTAATGGTCAGCTGCCCGTTCTCTACGTCCGTTCTTATAAGTCCGGTGACGGAACTGGTGATATCGTAACTGAGGGCTTCCCCGTCTGCATCCGTAAAGTAGTCCTCCAGGGGGATAACCTGCTTTTCCCCGTTGCGCTCAAAGTACATGTTTTCCCAGGATGCCTGGGTGATAACGGGGGCGTTGTTTTTCTCTATGGCGAACGGGATGCCGACAACCGTTGCAGCTCCGGCTTCATCCGTGACGGTCAGTACGGCCGTACCGCTGTATGCTTCCCCTGCCGAAACTTCCGGGGCTTTGATGGTAACGACAACCGCATTGCCTTCCAGGGCAGCCGAAACGCCTTTCATATCGTTCAGGGTGAATGTATACCCCTGTCCTTCCGGCTCTGTCACGTCGAAGTATTCCTTCCTTGTCTGATAGGCTTTAAGCAGGATGTCCCCTGAATTCCTGCGCGTTACAACCGGGGGTTGGTTGCTCAGAGTTTCACCGCTTTCGAAGGCGGCAGACGAACGGTTTCCGAACATGTCGACGCCAACGACCGCGATATAGTAAACGGTTTTTGGGGTCAGATTGCTGAGCGTGGCAGCCACGCCTTCTCCGGCAGCCTTGTTTCCGACATCCACCCTCCCGGTTACGTCAAGGGTACTGAGGTCCGTGTTCCCGAACGGCTGTGTGCTCAGGTAAATGTCATAGTGGTCAGCCGTCCCGTTGTCCTGGTCGGCCGTAACACTCCAGGCAAGCTCTGCAGAATTTGATTTCCAGACAACCTGCAGGTCATTCACCGGTTCGGGAGCAATCCCAGCATCGGTCTGTACGGCGCGGGCGGCATCAATGTAGCCGACGCCGAGCTTTCCGGCGAACTCCGGATTGTGGGCATCAATATCCCTTGCCGTATTGAGGATGCGCTTGCGCAGGTCCTCCGGGGTAAAGCCGGGATGTCCCACGCCGTATTCGGAAACGATCAGCGCCGCAACCCCGGAGACATGGGGACAGGCCATGGAGGTGCCCTGCATGTATCCGTAGTTGTTGTCGGGCAGGGTGCTCAGGATGGCACAGTTGTCGTTGTATTTGCCGCCGTAGCGGAAACTTCCTCCGGGAGCGGTTATATCAACCCAGTCTGCATAATTGGAATAATAGGCCTTTTTGAAATCCGGAGCCATGGAGGCTACTGAAAGGACTTTATCATACTGGGCGGGATATTCGAGGTAGTCCCGGTTGCTGTTGCCGGCAGAGAAGATCACGATACCGCCCTTCATGGGGCCGGTCTGTATACCTGTTTCATCTATTCCCGCATAAGTGATAAAATAATCGATGGCTTCTTTGGTAGCCCTGGGGAAGGTCGGGGTAACCCCTTCGTCAAATGTATAGGACCAGCTGTTCTGGCTGATGACGGCCCCGTTGTTGGCTCCGTAAACAATGGCAGAGGGAATTTGCTGGGTGCCGTCGTCCTTGTTTGGGTCCTGTGCATTGGGGGCGAAAATCTGGCAGCTCATGACACGTACTCCGTCGTTGTTCCCGCTTCCTCCTGCAACGCCGCACACGCCGATGCCGTTGTTATTGACGGCGGCAATCGTTCCCGCAACGTGGGTACCGTGTGCGTGAGCCACGATGTTCGGGCTGTCGTGTACGAAGTTCCATCCGTATACATCCCCGTCATAGCCGTTGTTATCGTTGTCGTCCAGGCCTTCCTGCTCGTCTTCGTTTCTCCATACGTTGTCCCGGAGGTCTTCGTGGTTGATATCGATTCCCCCGTCAACGACGGCGACGATCACTTCGCGGGAACCGGCGGTGACGTCCCAGGCCCTTTGCAGGTTGATGTCAGCCCCCTCTACGGAGTACTGGATGCTTCCGTTGTTGTTGTAATGCCATTGTTTTGACAGAAGGGGGTCGTTGAAGGTACCCGTGGCAGCCGGTTTTGCAAGCGCTGCGGCATCAGCGGGGACAATGCGGTCGCCGCCTGTGCGGACGGCCCGGCGGACAGGTTCTATGATGTCGATGCCCGCTACGGATGAAAGACCGGCGGCGGCCCTTGTCAGGGGAACATCCTGATTGAAGCGGATGTCATACCACAGGTCGAGTCCGGCGGCGTGCTGCCGGGCTTCGAACTTTCCGGCTGGCGGGAATACCCTCTTGATCTGTGAGGCCCCGAGTTCGGCGGCGATGCGGTCGATTTCGGAAATCCCCATCTGTGCCGTCCCGGCGGCAGAAGAAAGGCGTACTTTTTCAGAACTTCCGGATTGCAGTTTTATCCGGATGACACCGGGAAGGAAGTTTGTCCGGCTTTCCCGGGTCCACCCGGGTTGCTCCTTGCTTTTATCCTCGTTTCCGAGTTTATCATCCTGACAGCCCAGAAAAAGAAGGCCGAGCAGGAGAAAGAATAGTTTATGGTTCATTGTATGGGGTAGATTAAATTAGCTATAAATATATGCTTTTATTTTATTTCATCATAATAAGTAAAGACTTTTATCAGGTCTTCCGGTTTCATTTTCAGCTTATTGTCTTTGAAATACTTTCCGATAAGATTCGCTTTGTCGCCGAAAACGGATAAGAATTCTTTTTTAGAGCGGGGCAATACCGATGCTTCCTGCTCATCCAGTTGATAATACAAAACTTCTTGTGCTGGATTTTTGATAGAAAAGAGACAAAGAGGGTGCCCTGTGAATGAGACACCCTCTTTAAAATTAAGTAGAACGGATTATTCTTGTTTTACAATATTTGATTTGTATCTTCCGAAATAACCTCCGCCACTCCATGTATATGCGGTCCATCCAGCAATAGAAATACCACGGAAAGTACATTGTCCGATAATATCCTTATCCTTAACAGTTTGTCCGTCAAAATAATCCATTGTAATGTCTCCGTACGAACTGTGTACGTATATCACCTGATCAGGATCAATAATAATCTGTCCTTCTTCTAAATCAACGGTCGCATTTATAGTCTTACCTCCAGCCCATACATTGTAAATTGTAATTTTGTTATCTGAAACTTTTGTTATTTCGACCAGATAAGTATCATCATCAGTTGTTTCTCCTGTTGAATAATCATAATCGGTCCAAACCCAAACTCCTTCCAGCCAATCCATGGTAATTTCAAAGAATCTGCTTAAATTTACAGTGGTTGTGGTAATTGTCGTACCGGCTTGAATCAGCGCTTCATCAGCATTCAGCTTGAGGGTTAATTTTACACCTTCGGGAGTCAGGTTGTCATAATATCCTTTTATTTTTATGACTCCTACAAATTCTCCGGCAGGAATGGTAACGTTCTTATTGATAAAATCATAATCCTGGCCTTCTACTGCTGTCGTATTGGCAGCATCGACAGTTACGCTGAAAGTGCGATCTGTATTACTTTTTTTGGCGACTCCTATTTTTATTTCAGTAATTCCGTCTTCGTTTTCCCGGATTATTTTGTTCTCCGTTTTATTCAAGAATGTAACGAAATCATTTCCTTTATATACGCCTGCTTCATGATCGTCACACCCCCATAAGCCAATACTTAAAAGAAAAATTAATAATATATATAACTTTTTCATAATGTGATTATTTTAAAGAAAATATTAATATTTATTCTGCTCCATATTCTTATTGGCATCCATTTCACTTTGTGGAATAGGCAATAAGAAATAAGGACTGTTAGCAGATAGATGCAGAAGAGAAGGTGCGACTCCACCACCGTTTGCCTCATCGCCTCTTTCATCCCGTACAATGTCCAGGCCCTTTCTTTTCAGTTCAAAGAAGCGGTCTCCTTCAAATGACAATTCCAGTCGTCTTTCTAAAGCTATTGCATTTTTCAGAGCTGTTCCCGTCTCGTTCGGGCTGGTGAAATTTACATAACGGTTACTTCTCAGATAGTTTAAGGTTTTTAATGCATTGGGATCGTCATTCAATTCTGTCAGGGCTTCTGCCAGAGTAAGATACATTTCTGAAGTGCGAATGGCTGTAATATCGACATTTCCGGCAGCTTCTCCGGGACGGCCGTTCCATTTCCAGACAGCAACGTAATTTTTACCCCCTGACGATACTCCGGTTAATGTCGTGATACGTACATCCGTGTTTTTTACCAGATCGACAAATGCTGCCGATGCGACATACTCTGCTTTATACGAAGTTTTGCTCTCGCCCTGTCCCCAGTTATTTCCCGGTATGACATCATCCGTGCTCAATACCGGATATCTCAAAAGTATTTCTGAAACATTGGTCATGGGAGAAGTCCATAATTTCTGGAACTGTTCGATGGTTGCAATATCCGATCCGTCTCCGGCGATAGCGGCTGCAGCATTATTGGCGGCCTCCTGATATTTTCCCATTGTTAAATATACTTTTGCCATAATCGCACAAAGTGATTTACGGTTAAGCCGGGTATTGTCTTTTTGATTGTACTCAGCCGTCATTAAAGTTTTGGCTTTTTCCAGATCTTTAACAATGTGATTGTCATACACATCCTTTACCGTATTACGGGAAGGTAAGGTCACATCAGCCAGGGTCTTGTAAGGAACTCCCAGGTCTGTTTCGGAAGCTGCCTTGTAGTCTTTTCCATACAGACGTACCAGTTGAAAGTGTAAAAAGGCACGCATGGCCAAGGCCTCGGCCAATATATTCTTGGCTTGTGCTTCATCTGCCGTCCCGGTGAACTTATTCGTTTCTCCTTCCAGGGTGTTGATGATTTTATTGGTTGCCATGATTCCATTATAGGCACCGCTCCACATGGCAGAGACACCGAAGGTAGTGGAATTGAAATTGAAGTTGAAAAACTCGTTGAACGATAAACGTCCAGCATAACAAAGCGTGAGATTGTCAGACATAATATCCGGCAGCAGAATATAATAGCTTCCCATTACATCCCGCATGCTTGCATACGGGTCTTTCATAAGCATATCATAGTCACTGATTGTTTCCAGTGAGTTTTTATCATCTGTAGCATCATGCGGGGTTACATCCAGAAAACCACTGCAGGAAGTAAATGTAAGCAATACACTTAATCCTACTGATTTTAGAATTGTATTTATTGTTTTCATATTTCTTGTCATTTCAAATTTAACATATTAGAAGCCTATTTCCAGTCCGAACATAATTGTACGAGATGCCGGGAATTGGAAGTCCGCATTACTGCTTGCAGGGCCAGTACCGCTGGTAACATTTCCGACTTCCGGATCGATTCCTGTAAAACCGGTCCAGGTCACTAAATTCAAGCCTTGTGCATACACTCTTAACTTAGACAGTTTAACTTTGTCGAGTAAATGTTTCGGGAAACTGTAACCTAGGCTTACGTTACGCAAACGGAGATAAGAAGCATCTTCCAAATAGCGTGTACTCATAACCTGGGAATTTCCTTTGTCCTGTCTCGGAATATTTGTTATATCGCCCGGCTTCATCCATTGATCATACAATAACCGTTTATCCTGATTGGAGTTTGCATTGGCTCCGTCACTCAAATTGAAGAAAGCAACATGGTTGTAGATGTAATTACCGTGTGAAAAATAAAAATCTGCCGAGAAGTCTAAACCTTTATAGCTGATATTTGTTCCGAAAGAACCGTAGAAATCCGGATACGGAGATTTTCCATCCAGTATAACAGCATCATCTTCTGAATATTTATTGGTTAATTGACCGTCTTTGGTATAATACAAGGCATCTCCGTTAACAGGGTTAACACCGGCCCAGCGTACCATTTTATAGACATTCAATTCTTTTCCTTCACTGATAACATTGTTCCAGCCGTTTTTGATGTCATTTCCTTTGTACAGTTTCAACACTTCATTTTTGTTGTGAGAAACCATTGCATAAAGATTGACAAAAAAGTCGGAAGATCTGTATACATCCCCACTTACAGAAACCTCTATACCCCGGTTTCTCATTTCTCCGATATTTTCTTTCCGGCTGGCAAATCCTGAGGTCAGTGAAAGATTGGCTGCCAATAACATATCTATTGTTTTTCTGTTATACCAGTCGAAAACAACCGTCAGTCTTTCATTGAAAAATTTACTATCAAATCCGACTGATGCCTGGAAATTCTTTTCCCATGTCAGTTGGTTATTGGGCAAACGTGACGGGTAAATTGTAGATGTTCCGTTATAAGAGCCCGTACTGAATAGTCCGAGTGCATCGTAATCCCCGATATTGTTGTTTCCGGAGGTTCCGACACTTCCGCGTAATTTGAACTGGTTCAGCCAGCCGGAATTTTCTGCAAAACTTTCATTGTGAATATTCCAGCCTGCACCGGCAGACCAGAAAGTACCGTACTGATTGTCTTTACCGAAACGTGAAGAACCGTCGCTTCGAACAGAAGCATCTACGAAATAGCGGGAATCAAAGTCATAAGCTGCCAGGGCAAAGAATGATAA
It encodes the following:
- a CDS encoding ROK family transcriptional regulator, whose protein sequence is MQLTNKNSLPGLKEKRYQQKKDIIGFLYKMGELSKPEICRLTNMTTPTISRIIEELIEEGWVTDRGQGMSIGGKRPHIFSLNPDAAYIMGVDVGREHLKIAIFNLRKEIIGEIKVYHSILEEGRTNEENLQYIKDKIYLTLSELNIPYNKIKVAGFAIPGLIDSDGNAFTYFVYEDTNIKKVLEKMLGMPVFIDNDSKTMALAEHTFGVAKGIPDALCISVNECIGLGMILNSQPYTGYKGMAGEFGHIRISGLNGQCYCGKAGCLETVASGRAIVKSANEAIKKGVKTSVQTLAGDNEITLSIIIKAAKQDDIFAIDLLQKAGEKIGEGISTLIHLFNPQVLVIGGEIADSGDLIIAPIQQILNKYTLTRLKNQCEIKLSDLNSHSTIMGTLMVVMKNLYYDSESNFSLY
- a CDS encoding DUF4843 domain-containing protein, which codes for MKKLYILLIFLLSIGLWGCDDHEAGVYKGNDFVTFLNKTENKIIRENEDGITEIKIGVAKKSNTDRTFSVTVDAANTTAVEGQDYDFINKNVTIPAGEFVGVIKIKGYYDNLTPEGVKLTLKLNADEALIQAGTTITTTTVNLSRFFEITMDWLEGVWVWTDYDYSTGETTDDDTYLVEITKVSDNKITIYNVWAGGKTINATVDLEEGQIIIDPDQVIYVHSSYGDITMDYFDGQTVKDKDIIGQCTFRGISIAGWTAYTWSGGGYFGRYKSNIVKQE
- a CDS encoding PorV/PorQ family protein is translated as MKRTNILLALLLCSFFGAQGQSASFLNINPDVRSAGMGDGGVALGSNAFSLYLNPSATVFGDSKGAVAYSYLPWQRELTDGSNLHTLSGYYRLGNKSGLLAGFRYFTHGDIVVTDGEGNTSGSFTPKEFSIDLGYAYRLCDRWSVSAVLHYISSDLGDFSGAKKGSAFAADLGAMYHAPSWNAGLSVTNLGSKIDYGYDSYELPASLKAGGAYWHTFSDRHRLTGHAELAYRLMPSDYSGVNVGLGAEYLYNDLIAVRGGYHIGDDKKTGPSYATLGCGLMYRGAEVNFAYWLAGSDSPVKGTFCLSAGWSF
- a CDS encoding RagB/SusD family nutrient uptake outer membrane protein; protein product: MKTINTILKSVGLSVLLTFTSCSGFLDVTPHDATDDKNSLETISDYDMLMKDPYASMRDVMGSYYILLPDIMSDNLTLCYAGRLSFNEFFNFNFNSTTFGVSAMWSGAYNGIMATNKIINTLEGETNKFTGTADEAQAKNILAEALAMRAFLHFQLVRLYGKDYKAASETDLGVPYKTLADVTLPSRNTVKDVYDNHIVKDLEKAKTLMTAEYNQKDNTRLNRKSLCAIMAKVYLTMGKYQEAANNAAAAIAGDGSDIATIEQFQKLWTSPMTNVSEILLRYPVLSTDDVIPGNNWGQGESKTSYKAEYVASAAFVDLVKNTDVRITTLTGVSSGGKNYVAVWKWNGRPGEAAGNVDITAIRTSEMYLTLAEALTELNDDPNALKTLNYLRSNRYVNFTSPNETGTALKNAIALERRLELSFEGDRFFELKRKGLDIVRDERGDEANGGGVAPSLLHLSANSPYFLLPIPQSEMDANKNMEQNKY
- a CDS encoding S8 family serine peptidase translates to MNHKLFFLLLGLLFLGCQDDKLGNEDKSKEQPGWTRESRTNFLPGVIRIKLQSGSSEKVRLSSAAGTAQMGISEIDRIAAELGASQIKRVFPPAGKFEARQHAAGLDLWYDIRFNQDVPLTRAAAGLSSVAGIDIIEPVRRAVRTGGDRIVPADAAALAKPAATGTFNDPLLSKQWHYNNNGSIQYSVEGADINLQRAWDVTAGSREVIVAVVDGGIDINHEDLRDNVWRNEDEQEGLDDNDNNGYDGDVYGWNFVHDSPNIVAHAHGTHVAGTIAAVNNNGIGVCGVAGGSGNNDGVRVMSCQIFAPNAQDPNKDDGTQQIPSAIVYGANNGAVISQNSWSYTFDEGVTPTFPRATKEAIDYFITYAGIDETGIQTGPMKGGIVIFSAGNSNRDYLEYPAQYDKVLSVASMAPDFKKAYYSNYADWVDITAPGGSFRYGGKYNDNCAILSTLPDNNYGYMQGTSMACPHVSGVAALIVSEYGVGHPGFTPEDLRKRILNTARDIDAHNPEFAGKLGVGYIDAARAVQTDAGIAPEPVNDLQVVWKSNSAELAWSVTADQDNGTADHYDIYLSTQPFGNTDLSTLDVTGRVDVGNKAAGEGVAATLSNLTPKTVYYIAVVGVDMFGNRSSAAFESGETLSNQPPVVTRRNSGDILLKAYQTRKEYFDVTEPEGQGYTFTLNDMKGVSAALEGNAVVVTIKAPEVSAGEAYSGTAVLTVTDEAGAATVVGIPFAIEKNNAPVITQASWENMYFERNGEKQVIPLEDYFTDADGEALSYDITSSVTGLIRTDVENGQLTITSLKNGMATVTVTAGDYFGKTCSREFVVMSRDNRVPVDLYPNPVKDRMNIRMGKEVQGKIGVTLYNTGGTQVWESAETISPFGPAQVDLSRLPGGSYVVVVKYNGKEYKNNIVKL